One window of Prionailurus bengalensis isolate Pbe53 chromosome B1, Fcat_Pben_1.1_paternal_pri, whole genome shotgun sequence genomic DNA carries:
- the LRPAP1 gene encoding alpha-2-macroglobulin receptor-associated protein: MASSRLGVGSRGLPPPPPLLLLLLLLLGPWPAAGHGGKYSREKNEPEPPPQREPGGEFRMEKLNQLWEKAQRLQLSPVKLSELHADLKMQEREEFAWKKLKAEGLDADGERGAKLLRNLSVILAKYGLDGRKDAQAVNSNYLSDTAEDDSLGDPKLEKLWHKAKSSGKFSSEELAKLWRELQHHREKVREYNVLLDALSRTEETRENVISPLDVSRVKEDVLHSKHAELKDRLRAINQGYDRLRQVSHRGYGAEAEFEEPRVIDLWDMAKSANFTEKELESFREELKHFEAKIEKHNHYQKQLEISHQKLKHVESFGDQEHVSQNKEKYAMLEEKTKELGYKVKKHFQDLSGRISRARHNEL; this comes from the exons ATGGCGTCGTCAAGGCTCGGAGTCGGGTCGCGCgggctcccgccgccgccgccgctcttgctgctgctgctgctgctgctcggGCCCTGGCCGGCGGCGGGCCACGGCGGCAAGTACTCGCGGGAGAAGAACGAGCCCGAGCCGCCGCCGCAGCGCGAGCCCGGCGGGGAGTTCCGCATGGAGAAACTCAACCAGCTGTGGGAGAAGGCCCAGCGG CTCCAGCTCTCCCCCGTGAAACTGTCCGAGCTCCATGCAGACCTGAAaatgcaagagagagaggagttcGCCTGGAAGAAGCTGAAAGCTGAGGGCCTCGACgcagacggagagagaggagCCAAGCTCCTACGCAACCTCAGCG TGATCCTGGCCAAGTACGGCCTGGATGGCAGGAAGGACGCCCAGGCCGTGAACAGCAACTACCTCAGCGACACCGCCGAGGACGACAGCCTGGGAGACCCCAAGCTGGAGAAGCTGTGGCACAAG GCGAAGAGCTCGGGGAAGTTCTCCAGCGAGGAGCTGGCCAAGCTGTGGCGGGAGCTCCAGCACCACAGGGAGAAAGTGCGCGAGTACAACGTCCTGCTGGACGCCCTGAGCAGAACAGAAG AGACCCGGGAGAACGTCATCAGCCCGTTGGACGTGAGCCGCGTCAAGGAGGACGTGCTGCACAGCAAGCACGCGGAGCTGAAGGACAGGCTGCGCGCCATCAACCAGGGCTACGACCGCCTGCGCCAAGTCAGCCACCGGGGCTACGGCGCCGAGGCCG AGTTCGAGGAACCCCGAGTGATAGATCTGTGGGACATGGCCAAGTCCGCCAACTTCACTGAGAAGGAGCTGGAGTCCTTTCGG GAGGAGCTTAAGCACTTTGAAGCCAAAATTGAAAAGCACAACCACTACCAGAAGCAGCTGGAAAtctctcaccagaaactgaagCACGTGGAGAGCTTCGGGGACCAAGAGCACGTGAGCCAGAACAAAGAGAAATATGCCATGCTGGAGGAGAAGACCAAGGAGCTGGGCTACAAG GTGAAGAAGCACTTCCAGGACCTGTCGGGCCGCATCTCCAGAGCGCGCCACAACGAACTCTGA